The following are from one region of the Armatimonadota bacterium genome:
- a CDS encoding tyrosine-type recombinase/integrase: protein MRIEPLYEEFLTYLAVERNCAKLTVEAYQSDGRMFLRFLEELGSGPDVEAVTKHVLRQYVVWLRERGLQPATVARRIHSLRSFWNYLWDCEYTDDNPFRKLTLPKQSRKLPTYLPEDDCRRLIDAAGEQASAFLSCRDRAILVFMLFTGARRSEVLGLTWDAVDLEELTVRFVGAKGDKSRAVPLAEPAAEALREWAAVRPNCQHRYVFTTQWGARLGKRGLCTTLDRALRAADIDTSVTPHKLRHSFACMMLRNGADLNCLQRMLGHTRLDTTGVYLQATAEDLREAMARHPLGG, encoded by the coding sequence ATGCGAATCGAGCCGCTGTATGAAGAGTTCCTGACCTACCTCGCCGTCGAGCGCAACTGTGCGAAGCTGACTGTTGAGGCGTACCAGTCCGATGGCCGGATGTTCCTGCGGTTCCTCGAAGAGCTGGGCAGTGGACCGGACGTGGAAGCCGTCACGAAGCACGTTCTGCGCCAATATGTGGTCTGGCTGCGGGAACGCGGCCTGCAACCCGCGACCGTCGCCCGGCGCATCCACTCGCTGCGGTCCTTCTGGAACTATCTCTGGGACTGCGAGTACACCGACGACAACCCCTTCCGCAAGCTGACACTCCCGAAGCAGTCGCGCAAGCTGCCGACGTACCTTCCCGAGGACGACTGCCGGCGCCTGATCGACGCGGCCGGCGAACAGGCGTCTGCGTTCCTGTCGTGCCGGGACCGAGCGATCCTCGTCTTCATGCTGTTCACCGGTGCGCGGCGGAGCGAGGTGCTGGGACTGACGTGGGACGCGGTGGATCTGGAGGAACTCACGGTGCGGTTCGTGGGTGCGAAGGGGGACAAGAGTCGGGCGGTGCCGTTAGCCGAGCCCGCTGCGGAAGCGCTGCGGGAGTGGGCTGCGGTCCGACCGAACTGCCAGCACCGATACGTGTTCACGACCCAGTGGGGCGCGCGACTGGGGAAGCGGGGACTGTGCACGACGCTTGATCGCGCTCTGCGTGCCGCGGACATCGATACGTCGGTGACGCCCCACAAGCTACGGCATTCATTCGCGTGCATGATGCTGCGCAATGGCGCGGACCTGAACTGTCTGCAGCGCATGCTGGGCCACACGCGCCTGGACACGACGGGGGTCTACCTGCAGGCGACCGCGGAGGACTTACGCGAGGCGATGGCGAGGCATCCGCTGGGCGGCTGA